A stretch of the Nothobranchius furzeri strain GRZ-AD chromosome 5, NfurGRZ-RIMD1, whole genome shotgun sequence genome encodes the following:
- the LOC107378435 gene encoding uncharacterized protein, which translates to MHWLPLVAMVIASALPFPHNPATTPPDSGSSREHRRDPTAHLAALSVRYNLRGNVSQMEDEAAPLNPDRTQNLNDRKDYAKFSTREETSTLKMESQITYQAFGNSGTDDRGRVRLDVASEAGALRTGGISKDNSLQKDYKADGSISRKDFSRFSDFSKDDTQQDVIDTPVQASTAKYYDVVSPATMLKGQRQPEPTVSSRRAQLAPSTRTEARTSAAEDILTVEAGMDLGAELDGFLKGDEIFLDSHPRVLFSPSPLPPEHPPLLLMLESGGEEDGDGGGQEDLDEHIEGHGDRAIDRITTPSWVDYSKVGFREADRPVKRSKRSHLVDNRRGEKAVCESESGWVYKKTAINVNRINVTVMEEIQTQAGPVRQFFYETRCRQAEQPSVYDRTKGTGRSVGTGVSGAGCLGVDKKQWRSECKVKQSFVRALIRNERNQIGWQWIRIDSSCVCVLLSRTKKEVLTRGRG; encoded by the coding sequence ATGCACTGGCTTCCCCTGGTTGCCATGGTGATAGCCTCGGCCCTGCCCTTCCCTCATAACCCCGCAACTACTCCGCCTGACTCCGGCAGCAGCAGAGAGCATCGTCGTGACCCAACCGCTCACCTCGCTGCTCTTTCTGTCCGCTACAACCTCAGAGGAAATGTCTCTCAAATGGAGGACGAGGCTGCTCCTCTCAACCCAGACCGCACGCAGAATCTCAACGACCGTAAGGACTATGCAAAGTTCTCCACTCGTGAAGAGACTTCCACATTAAAAATGGAGAGTCAAATAACCTACCAAGCATTTGGCAACTCAGGCACCGATGACCGAGGCAGAGTCCGTTTGGATGTTGCATCAGAAGCAGGAGCTCTCAGGACCGGGGGCATTTCCAAGGACAATTCTCTACAAAAGGACTACAAAGCCGATGGCTCGATCAGCAGGAAAGATTTCTCCAGATTTTCAGACTTTTCCAAAGATGACACCCAACAGGACGTTATAGATACACCTGTGCAAGCTTCCACTGCAAAATATTACGATGTTGTTAGTCCTGCAACAATGCTAAAAGGTCAGAGACAACCAGAGCCAACAGTTTCGTCGAGACGAGCTCAACTAGCACCGTCAACCAGGACAGAGGCCAGAACCAGTGCAGCTGAGGACATTCTGACCGTGGAGGCTGGAATGGATCTGGGTGCTGAGCTGGACGGCTTTCTCAAAGGAGACGAGATCTTTCTGGACTCGCATCCACGAGTACTTTTTTCCCCTTCCCCATTACCTCCGGAACATCCACCTCTCCTGCTCATGCTGGAGAGTGGCGGGGAGGAAGATGGGGACGGAGGGGGTCAAGAAGATTTGGATGAACACATAGAGGGTCATGGCGATCGTGCCATCGACAGAATCACAACTCCCAGTTGGGTGGACTACTCCAAGGTGGGCTTCAGGGAGGCTGATCGACCTGTTAAAAGGAGTAAACGCTCACACTTGGTTGACAACAGGAGAGGCGAAAAGGCGGTCTGTGAGTCGGAAAGCGGTTGGGTCTACAAAAAGACCGCCATCAACGTTAATAGAATTAATGTAACAGTCATGGAAGAAATCCAGACCCAGGCTGGACCGGTCAGACAGTTCTTCTACGAGACCCGCTGCCGTCAGGCCGAGCAGCCGAGCGTCTACGACAGGACTAAGGGGACAGGGAGGTCGGTGGGGACGGGCGTATCCGGAGCTGGATGTTTGGGTGTGGATAAAAAACAGTGGAGGAGCGAGTGCAAGGTCAAGCAGTCGTTTGTTCGAGCACTAATTAGAAACGAAAGGAACCAAATCGGATGGCAGTGGATCCGAATCGACTCGTCCTGCGTCTGCGTGCTGCTGTCCAGAACAAAGAAGGAGGTTTTGACCCGGGGGAGAGGATAA